From a single Peromyscus maniculatus bairdii isolate BWxNUB_F1_BW_parent chromosome 4, HU_Pman_BW_mat_3.1, whole genome shotgun sequence genomic region:
- the LOC102903593 gene encoding olfactory receptor 1165-like, with translation MNSVVSSNRSQRWNEGNRSMVSSFILLAFSEFPHLRVPLFLGFLIIYTVTVLENLGMIFIIRINPKLHTPMYFFLSHLSFVDFCYTSVIAPKLLDLLLVEDKTISFEGCMAQYFLGCTFVITEMFMLAVMAYDRFVAVCNPLLYTVAMSHQLCSLLVVVTYIWAVLFSSTLTYILLQLSYCGPNVINHFCCEYSALLSVSCSDTSFSQMACLIISMLNEACCLLIIITSYAFIVVTVIKIPTKGALRKAFSTCASHLTAIGVCHGIVLLLYCVLKSKSSLFLVKVATVFHSMVIPMLNPFIYSFRNKDVKETLRKLVYLKYIFRSI, from the coding sequence ATGAACTCTGTGGTTTCTTCCAACAGAAGCCAAAGGTGGAATGAAGGAAATCGAAGCATGGTGTCATCTTTCATTCTGCTGGCCTTTTCAGAATTTCCACACCTCCGGGTGCCCCTGTTCCTGGGATTCTTGATCATATACACAGTGACTGTGTTGGAAAACCTTGGTATGATTTTTATCATCAGGATTAATCCAAAACTTCACACTCCTATGTACTTTTTCCTCAGCCACTTATCCTTTGTTGATTTTTGCTACACATCTGTAATTGCACCTAAACTGTTAGACCTCTTGCTTGTAGAAGACAAAACTATCTCCTTTGAAGGGTGCATGGCACAATACTTTCTTGGATGTACATTTGTGATTACAGAGATGTTCATGTTGGCAGTGATGGCCTATGACAGGTTTGTGGCTGTTTGCAACCCCCTGCTCTATACTGTGGCTATGTCTCATCAGCTCTGTTCTCTCCTGGTAGTAGTGACGTACATATGGGCTGTACTCTTTTCCTCAACCCTCACCTATATCCTTTTACAGCTCTCTTACTGTGGACCTAATGTCATCAATCACTTCTGCTGTGAGTACTCTGCTCTCTTGTCTGTATCCTGCTCAGACACCTCCTTCAGCCAAATGGCGTGTCTCATCATCTCTATGTTGAACGAGGCTTGTTGTCTCCTGATCATCATCACCTCCTATGCTTTCATTGTTGTCACTGTCATCAAAATTCCCACCAAGGGGGCCCTCCGGaaagccttctccacctgtgcCTCCCACCTCACAGCTATCGGCGTCTGTCACGGAATTGTTCTCCTCCTATATTGTGTGCTCAAATCTAAAAGCTCACTCTTTCTCGTGAAGGTGGCCACTGTTTTCCACAGCATGGTCATCCCTATGCTGAATCCCTTCATCTACAGCTTCAGAAACAAAGATGTTAAAGAGACTCTCAGGAAGTTAGTCTACCTAAAGTATATTTTTCGTTCAATATGA
- the LOC102903901 gene encoding olfactory receptor 1165-like produces MTMMFDNRNQTFLTTFFLLGFSEDTMFQVPLFFLFLTIYVIALMGNLGIIVVRKINPKLHTPMYFFLSHLSFLDICYSSVFTPKLLEILIAEDKTISFRGCMAQFFFGCACVITEMFMLAVMAYDRFVAVCNPLLYTVAMSHKLCAFLVAGTYMWGGLGSFTLTYTLLKLSYCGPGIINHFGCEYSAILSVSCSDTSLSQLACFIVSVLSEACSLLIILASYVIIVVTIIKMPSKGGLRKAFSTCASHLTAISIFHGVVLLLYCIPNSKNSWLLVKVATVLFTVVIPMLNPLIYSLRNKDVKETVRRLISSKLHSHSI; encoded by the coding sequence ATGACTATGATGTTTGATAACAGAAACCAGACCTTTCTCACCACATTCTTCCTGCTCGGTTTCTCAGAAGACACAATGTTCCAGGTTCCCCTCTTTTTCCTGTTCTTGACAATCTATGTTATTGCTTTAATGGGGAACCTGGGCATAATTGTGGTGAGAAAGATCAACCCCAAactgcacacacccatgtacttttTTCTCAGCCATCtttcatttctggatatttgttATTCAAGTGTATTTACACCCAAACTGTTGGAAATCCTGATAGCAGAGGACAAAACTATCTCTTTCAGAGGATGCATGGCCCAGTTTTTCTTTGGCTGTGCATGTGTGATTACAGAGATGTTCATGTTGGCAGTGATGGCCTATGACAGGTTTGTGGCTGTTTGCAACCCCCTGCTCTATACTGTGGCTATGTCTCATAAACTCTGTGCATTCTTAGTAGCTGGTACTTATATGTGGGGTGGACTTGGTTCCTTCACACTCACTTACACTCTTTTGAAACTCTCCTACTGTGGACCTGGCATCATCAATCACTTTGGATGTGAGTACTCTGCcatcctctctgtttcctgctctgaCACCTCACTCAGCCAGTTAGCATGTTTCATTGTTTCTGTACTGAGTGAGGCCTGCAGTCTTCTCATCATCCTGGCTTCCTATGTCATCATAGTTGTCACAATCATCAAGATGCCTTCTAAGGGTGGACTCCGAAAAGCCTTCTCAACATGTGCCTCCCACCTGACTGCCATCAGCATCTTCCATGGTGTTGTCCTTCTTCTCTACTGTATTCCCAACTCCAAAAACTCCTGGCTGTTGGTCAAAGTAGCTACTGTGCTTTTTACAGTGGTAATACCCATGTTGAACCCCCTCATCTATAGCCTTAGGAACAAGGATGTGAAGGAGACAGTCAGGAGGCTCATCAGTTCCAAACTACACTCTCACTCAATATAG